The genome window TCGGAGCGGGTGTATGAGATCCAGGAAGACCTGATTGCCAAAGTCAAGACGGCGGCGAACATCGAACCTGCCCGTATTTCCACTTCCATCAGCATCCCTGCCGCGCCCATTGCCGCCCCTGCCGAGCGCGCCGGTAAAGTGGATGCGGTGGTGCTGGGCATCTCTACCGGCGGACCGCAAGCCCTGGCGCAGTTGATTCCCGCCCTGCCCGGTGATCTGCCCGTGCCAATGGCGGTGGTTCTGCACATGCCCCCGGGTTACACCGCCCTGTTTGCCGCCCGCCTGAACGAAATCAGCCGCCTGGAAGTGCTCGAAGCCGCTGAGGGCGACGAGATGCGCCCCGGCAGGGTCCTCCTCGCGCCCGCCGGACAGCACCTCACCCTGCGGCGCACCCCCGAGAGCCGCGTGGTGGCGGCGCTCAGCCTGCGCCCGCTGGATACCCCGCACCGCCCCTCGGTGGACGTGCTCTTTAAATCGGCGGCAGAGGTGTACGGCAGCCGCCTGCTGGGCATCGTCATGACCGGCATGGGCAACGACGGCACCTCCGGCGCCGCCTGGATTAAATCTCAGGGTGGCACGGTCATTGCCGAAGCCCGGGAATCCTGCGTGGTGTACGGCATGCCGCGTTCGGTGGTGGAAGCCGGTCTGGCAGATTTCTCCGTGCCTTTGCAGGGCATGGCAGAAGCCATTTTGAAAATGATTTAGAAAGGGAGCGCTCCAGAACAGCATGACCCGAATCCTGCTGATTGACGACTCGCGTTACGCCCGCAGTACCCTCAAACAAGCCCTGGGAGAGGGCTACCAGTACCTCGAAGCCGCCGATGCGCTAAGCGGGCTGGAACTGTACTTTCTGGAAAAACCCGAACTGGTCATCCTCGACCTGACCATGCCCGGCATGAACGGACTGGAGATGCTGGCACAGTTGAAAGCCATTGAGCCTGCGGCAAGGGTCATCGTCTGCTCGGCAGACGTGCAGGAATTCAGCCAGCAGGAAGCCCTGCGCCTGGGCGCGGCGCGCTTCCTTGCCAAGCCCATTGCGCCGGAGCACCTGCGCACAGCAGTTTCCGAAGTGTTAGAAAGAGAGGCGTAAATGCACTTATCCCCCGAACAGATGGACACCCTGACCGAGATGGTCAACATCGGCTTTGGACGTGCCGCCGCTTCGCTCTCGGCGCTGGTACATCAGCGCATTGTACTGCGCGCACCGGAGATCGCCCTCTACCCGCTGGAAGACCTGCCCCATCAACTCAACTTCCTCAGTCCGGAAGTGACCTCGGTGCACCAGATTTTCAGCGGCGCGCTCAACGGCGATGCCATCCTCCTGCTGGATTACGACAGCGCCTCCATTCTGGTCAACCTGCTCACCGGCGAACCGCCCATCCCCCGCCCGCTGACTTCCTCCGACCGCGAAGCCCTGACCGAAATCGGCAACATCCTGCTGAATGCCTTTGTCGGCACCCTGGGCAACCTGCTCAAGGTGAAGATTTTCTTTGCCGTGCCGCGCCTCAACATCGAAGCCGTCCATGAGATGTTACAAACGCTCAACATCGGCGGCAATGAGATTCGCTATACCCTGGTGGTGAAAACCTACTTTGAGACCAGCGATGGCAGTGTCAGCGGCTATGTGGTGATGATTATGGGACTGGAATCGCTGGAGCGCCTCAGCGCCGCGCTGAACCCCGCTCCCGAAAGTGCCGGGTAAACCGCCATGATTGGATTTCTGACCCTTTCCCCCGACCTGACCATCACCCAGTGGAGCGAACCCCTGGCGCACCTCACCGGCAAGACTGAAGAGGACGTGCTGGGGCGCAACCTCTTTGACCTTTTCCCCGAACTGCGCACCCGCGGCGTGGATGTCGCCGTTCACCATGTCCTGGAGACCGGTGCGCCTTTCTTCCTTTCCCACACCCTGCACCGCAACATCCTTCCGGCGGCAAATGGCGCGGCGGTGATGCAGAGCGGGCAGGTGTACCCGCTCTTCAAAGGCGAGGAAGTGGTCGGGGTGATTATGACCGTGCAGGACGTCAGCGACCGCGCCGCGGTGGAAGAAGAACTGCGCCAGACCATCCGCCTCCTGCAAGCCCAGAACGACATCCGCAGTGCCCTGCTGGACGAGGAAACCGGCGCACTGGAGCAGACCATTGTCCAGCAAGCCCTGACGGTCAGCGATGCCGTGCTGGTGCATCTGTACCTCTACGAGGGTGAGCAACTCAGTCCTGCGGCATCTGCCAGCCCCGACAGTCAAGCCACTGTGCTTCCGCCGGAGCCGCCCCTGCTGGTGCAGGAAGTCTTTCAGCAGGGTGCGCCTTTGCACATCCTCAACGCCTTTGCCACCCCCGGCTACCGCCCCTTCCACCCGCAGACGCAAGCCGCCGTGGCACTGCCGCTGAGCGCCGAGGGACATGTTCAGGGCGTTTTATACCTGGAAAGCACCCGTGCCGCCAGTTTCCTGGGCGAAGCCCGTCAGCGCCTGCAAGCCCTGGCAGGTACCATTGCCCATACCCTGCATACCCGCGCTGT of Anaerolinea thermophila UNI-1 contains these proteins:
- a CDS encoding response regulator transcription factor produces the protein MTRILLIDDSRYARSTLKQALGEGYQYLEAADALSGLELYFLEKPELVILDLTMPGMNGLEMLAQLKAIEPAARVIVCSADVQEFSQQEALRLGAARFLAKPIAPEHLRTAVSEVLEREA
- a CDS encoding protein-glutamate methylesterase/protein-glutamine glutaminase, producing the protein MNTRPIRVLVVDDSAYIRKVVSEMLSRDPLIQVVGTARNGRDALEKVQALQPDVVTLDLIMPELDGIGFLKEQMRRRVLPIIVVSIASENGELVVQAMENGAVDFVQKPTALASERVYEIQEDLIAKVKTAANIEPARISTSISIPAAPIAAPAERAGKVDAVVLGISTGGPQALAQLIPALPGDLPVPMAVVLHMPPGYTALFAARLNEISRLEVLEAAEGDEMRPGRVLLAPAGQHLTLRRTPESRVVAALSLRPLDTPHRPSVDVLFKSAAEVYGSRLLGIVMTGMGNDGTSGAAWIKSQGGTVIAEARESCVVYGMPRSVVEAGLADFSVPLQGMAEAILKMI
- a CDS encoding chemotaxis protein CheC; the encoded protein is MHLSPEQMDTLTEMVNIGFGRAAASLSALVHQRIVLRAPEIALYPLEDLPHQLNFLSPEVTSVHQIFSGALNGDAILLLDYDSASILVNLLTGEPPIPRPLTSSDREALTEIGNILLNAFVGTLGNLLKVKIFFAVPRLNIEAVHEMLQTLNIGGNEIRYTLVVKTYFETSDGSVSGYVVMIMGLESLERLSAALNPAPESAG